tcgagtggccccttgcggccgttagagaaaaaaatgcacaaattagccgcatcaccgcataaactgcagggtggaaagcgtgtgaaaaaagtcgcggcttgtaagcCGCAAATTAAGGTATTTTGGAGCTATTTCATAGCGCTTTtcttcgcagggcacattatgacaaacaaccattcacatttatgtttatggccaatttagagtcttctttAACTTAAGATACATTGGCTTTATGGTAGGAATGTAGTCGGAAGCCAGACAAACACGACCCCAAACATCATAACAAAACAGATGTGCCAATAACCaggccaccatgccgcccttttcttctctttggtgacataaaattcaaagataatgtattcatatatatatttagattgCCACATACACTGTGATTAGAGTTCATGCTGTTACTTAACTCATTTTTACTGTGCTGGTTTTAAGAATGTttcttttgatatggtagaaaTATATCGACAGAGGTTTTAGGATACCTGGTCATCACATCTActccaaaatgtctttttaaaataaagaagaggttgattaaaaaaaaaaaaaaatctcacaggaCACCACAAATTAAGGTCACAAATTACATACAGCATGCACAGCAATATAATGATAATCTCATTTCAATTTACTCCCAAAAACTGGTGTGAAATCTGTTTACTGAAGTGCAAAGTTATTTCAGTCTTCCGTTGCTTGACTGGCGGCAGGgggatgcagttttttttttgtgtgtgtgtgcgcgtgtgtgtgtccttTTTGGCTTTTAGCTCAATCAGGATGGAGAATTTGCATCCCTTTTCttccagaacagttttactgtgtcctTTCTGATTTCTtagtattttaattgaagtttattgagAATCATAGTCGAACAGAGGAGAATTTCTATAGGGGGAGGGGGTGGcacaaagaaaggaaggaaaggaaacagTAAATGAGGATGTTGCATGAGGCAGGTGGTAGTGCTACAACCTGTTAGGGAAGGAcgggacaagataggacaggacaagaacATGAGAAGATGCGTGGGACAGATAAGTGATGAAATGATAGTCTATAGAATGAGAATATAAGTGGGGTGATAAACAAGCAATTTGCGTAAACATGAGTTATTTACTGCAATGAGTGATTGGTCCCACTCCCAGTGAAAGAAATGCCAGGGGTGTGTGACTACGGATACATGAAAGGACAGGACTGGGACTAGGGGTCCACCCGAGGGTAATGCAACGGACAAGACACGTCATACACCGAGGGACTCAGGGTGGTCTGCTTGGCCCTCCGAGGTGCCATGACAAACTGGCCACTCGGCGGGGGTGGCATTGCGGGCACCACCCCACATGGCTCCCATCCCTCCAGGAGAACAGGAATaaatccccaccaccacccgtAATCCCAACTATGAGTACCAGGTGCCTGACTGGCAGACACTGATTAATTTCAGGATCTCATGAAAGAGCGTTAAATTCCTCAACCTGTCAGACAAGGATAAATGAACCAACACACgttatttgtattaaatatttatttttctacacCAAATAAGGGAAAGTGGATAATTTCCCACGGTACACCTGCTAATGTCTCACAGCATATTAGTGTTAGGACTCACTAGTTGAGAGTAACACCTTCTTAAATACTGTGTAAACATCACATGATCCCAGTTttgcaaattaaaaagaaaaaaaaaaaaagcatcccaTAATTGTGCTTGCAGCTCCGGCGTTTCCCGTGCCGCCTTTTCCAAACGGTTACCCCGGTTATCCAATCAGAGGGGACTCCTCTCAGCCTTCCCTTGCTGAGGATCATGGGCACAATCTGATGGCTTTGGAAGACCAGGTTGGATGATAAACACTAACCGTGCGGCGGCCTGCCTGGTGCGGTGTTGACTTTATCTGCTTTGTTTCATACCAGACGCACACCTATGTGAATACTGTTAGCATGGAGGGGGATCTCGGCATGCGTCACTGCGTGCACTCGCTACCCGAGGTGCGGCCCAGCACGTTCACCGAAACCGCCCGAGTCGGAAGCCAAGGGACCACGCAGTCGAACCTGCGCTGCTCTCCCCTTGAGGAGCATCAAGACCCCCAGGTGTTCCTGCAGCCGTCGTCGCAAGAGGTTAAGTTCATGCTGGGCCCCACTCCGGCACAGCGCCATCTCCTGCAAAGGGAGCGCGAGCGGGAGCGGCTCAGCCACGGCCCCCACAGCCTTCAGCCAGCAGAGGGCGCAACAGGCTCGGAGACGGACGGAGACGAGGCCTCGGTGCATATGTGCAACTCCCACTCCTATCACCATTTCCATCACCACCCGCACCGGCATCCGTGCCACGGGCACCCGGACGGCTGCCAAGGTGCCGAGCTCACCTACGAGAACATCAACGGCCTGAGGAGCGGGCGGAAGCAGCGGCTGAGTCCGAGCAGCGTGTCCCAGTCGGTGggctccagcagcagcagcagcaccggGGACAGTCACTCCCATTCCCTCCTGCACCCGCACGGCCCGTCTTCGCTCCCTGCCCAGGGCTACGGCTGCGAGAGGCCCGTCGGCGGAGGCCACCGCCGGACCACCCTGCTCAACTACGAGAACCTGCCCTCGCTTCCCCCCGTGTGGGAGTACAGCGCCTTGCAGCGCAACGACGAACaggaagaagacgacgacgagggGGACGAGGAGGAGTACGAAGACGAGGAGGAAGACTTTGACGAGTACGAGTTCTCGGAGGGCCCGGAAACGACCAACGGGTACCACACGGACGGGCGGGGCATCCACAGGGATGCCCTACAGAACTACGTCAACACGGAGCAGATGCAGCCGCCCAGGCTTCGGCACAGCTGCCCGCCGCACCCGCGGCCGTGCCAGCCCGACAGAGGGGGGCGCATATTTAGCTTTGATTTCCGCAGGCGCTCGAGGTCAGGGGTCGGAGTCTGCGAGCACGGGCACATGCCTCCGTCGCGGCAGCTGAACTACATCCAGGTGGACCTAGAGGGAGAACCTCCCTGCCAAGCTTTGGGCGGGGGAGGGCAGCCACACCAGCGCCTGGCCCCCCAAAAGTGTGGCCCGCAGGCACCCCGGCGCAGCGAATGCTACGCCGTCATCGACCTGAAGAAGACGGCGGCCATGTCCAACCTGCAAAAAGCTCTGCCCAGGGACGACGGCACTTCCAGAAAGACTCGCCACAACAGCACAGACCTGCCTCTGTAGACTCCGTCGACCGTGAGGAGCAGGCACGACAACACGCGAAAGGCTCATCCTCATTTTTAGCACACTGGACCCTTCACTGTCATCCGTCCATTTCGAACGCGGAGCCGACTAAGACGATACAGGTACCAGATTAGAAACCTACCGTATCTCTGCGTACGAAAAGGGggaattttgccattttttttttaatgctgttaTTTATTAGCTGTGTCGTGACGGTCTCTCCGGAATTTCACGTTCGAGCGCAAATAAGTTTTTCGGGTGGTCCGACAAGTAAGCGGAGTGACAAAATGCTGAGCAATGAGGCATCTGTGCAGAGTGGAAGCAGCCATTTCGATTGTGTCACATGCTTATGATCCCGAAACCATTTCCCCTTTTGTTGTTGCGTTCGTGTACTTCCCCAGCAAGCGCCGTCCACGTGACGGCGACTCACTTCCTCGGGAGTCCAAACGCACACTGAGGCGTAGCCGACTGTACATTTCTAAGACGTTACCTCGTGGTCAGTGGAAACGAGTTATTTATTCGTACATGCCAGGAAGAGCAGTTTGCACACAATCCTATGGAATTGTATATTTTGGTTTTTAGGATTTTCACAATCGCAAACAaactaaccaaaaaaaaaaaagaaccacgtGAGGTTGAGAGGTTGTTTTTGGAGGATTCAACTAAACTGAAGGAACAAGTAGCACAAGTGAATCTGGtgagcctccccccccccccctttccccccaaGTAGCATATCATCATCCTCCATCGCACCTCCACCCACAGTGAATGGTCTTGCACTTTTCAGTCCAGACAAGCGAGGACGCTGTTTATTTCAACATCCGCGCCGCCTGAGCCACCGGTTCCTCTTTTCTAGTGGGTGGGGGAGACAAAAACAAGGGGGCACATATTTCATTGtcagcatttttcaaatgtttggatGACAACATCCTCCACAAATTTAGAGAGTGGCGTTAATCCGCCAATCATCAGGTATTAATGGTCTGCTTAAAAGATAATTATGTATTGCTGATCAATATTTTCCACagattagtaatatatatatatatttatttcattatttattagtTCAATTGTTCTGTTGTCTTAACTATTTGACaaccagcatttttttaatttaatccaGTTAATCTGGAGACCAAAGTTTTATTTATGAATAGTCcatattttattctgttttaaaaaaaaagtttattttaagtgccaaaaatgtaaaaaaaaatgtaatgaaatcaAAGGTGCCAATTGTAGAAAGCAGGTAGGGGTCTAGCAATGGGGAAAAATTACGGGGACGCAAATTTGAAAaagacttgattttttttcaagaatgaatcgaaatgttaaaaaaaaaataaatctgatttcacctcatccatccatcaaccgCCATATTGGAGCGATGTATGGAAATGTTTTGCTGCTACGTGTACATACAGATTCGATACACAGTTGCCCCAAGTTAGTGACTGTCCTTGTCTCTATGACaacctgctgtgtgtgtgtgtttgcgacGTCAGCTCTTTGGCCACATATTGTTAGGTACGCTCAGTAGCATTGTCACGTTTTTTAATGTCTCAATTGTGGAAACGTAACAGATTAGCAAATTTTTCCCTTCCTCATTTTTGGCCGAACCTTATTTATTTAAGATGATTTTGCTGATAGCATATTCGAGATGAGACTCACTGAGGCACAACTTTAAATCTGCTACTGGGCTCTTCCTTCATAAGCCctcaaatgtttattattttattgagaAATATAaagattcccttttttttttatgagggtTTTGTGGCTTCCTTGTTGGTTTTGGATACATTAAAAGCACCACGCAGTGCAAACTCTAAAGTCAAATGCAATTTCTTCGGAAACCAGTAGATATATGAAGTCCACACACTCCTGTACAAATGGCAGCTTTTTGTGATCTAGAAAAATGAGacccaagataaatcatttcaaatttttttccaccataaaTATGACCTGTAACTTGTGAAATTAAACTTTTCTCTGCATATTTGTTCAGAATAAATCAGTCACAAACTCATTTTAAATGGAAGTTAGCACACATATTCCTTCTGGTTAACTCCACACAAAGTTCAgttgttctagtaggctttttaaaaaaaaattattcgtAGCAGAAGCTTTTGTGCTTACCGTGACTAATATTTCGAACCATTTATAATTCCCTCCAGCTGGTCTTAAGGCCCAAATTCCATCCGAAGAAAAATGACGCTGCCACCATCATGCGTCACCCACTGTAGCTATTGATGTTATTTTGGTGATCAGCTGGGCTGTGTTGCGTCAAACATACCATTtggaatgatgaaaatgtcaggaaaagccttctCGAAGATATAAACAGATTAATTAGCGGTACTTTAGATGGTAGCAGTTGTGTGCTGCCTTCCATTTCAaaggagtttgaatgtgatttttaaCAGCCACATAAAAGAGGGTGTTCACACTTGTGCAAATATTGCACGTTGTCAAATAAAATCTTTCGATGCGCACTGAGTTGAAATCTCATCTGAGATTTACTTAGtgagacatttttttatgaCGTCACCTAATGATGTTTGACTTTAGTACGGAGGCTCAAGTGcatttgactttggaggttccggtgtgttttgtgtgtgagtcACACAGCATCTCATTGAGAcagcttttattttaattatattatataaataatttaATATGTAATTGTTTTGGTTTGGCACACACAGAAgctcaaatgaaaaaagaaataaaggtaaattaaattaaaggtACAGCGCTAACACAAGCcttaaaaatcccaaattagaAATTACAATtaccgcctttttttttttttttttgggggggggggttgtctcttccccccaacccccagaAAAGTCAGCTCCGTCTATCTCAGTTGGGACTGTTTAACATGAGCTATTGATaagatgtttacatttgtattaAGTGAGTTCTTGTTTTGTCAAAGTAGACCTATATGTGAAGCGTGATCTAGTAGTCTATAGAGCTATGAGCTCCATGTCATCTACGTACTGTACTTGCTGTTTTTCTGTTCACCATTCAGCCTTcatgtcatgattttttttttcatgattgtaTGACATCCCGTCGTGCTTACgttatttacatttacagtgcCATACAACGAGGTCagggttttccagatttacAGTCAGTTCTTTAgtttggtgccttgagatatgagtttaatttgcgACCGCGCTTGTAACtcgaaacattttttgtcacatttgtgcCTCGGTTCAGTGGAGAttatgctgctccttctggtgtgcacgTTTTGGCCAGCTGGGGTCAGTACTATTTATCCATCttttttctgtgccgcttatcctctctaCAAACGTAGAGATATGGaggtcgtgcacctacgtcatcaaatcacgtcaccgtcattcttcaatgctaagtcggttagaGACGAcgcaaaaatacatcttttcgCACGATGCCCAGActtttgtctgatactgttaaacatttagaaggtgataataaactaaGTAagttacgtggaaaaatgagagacacttggcatagaggacccatatttaatgccaaagttgatgttttcgccgataagaaattggactattaacccgcttctgcttgtcttggacaactggacacaaatctggtgagtaagtcgttgcttactcggaagagtttgaaagtgtagaaaagtctggacgcatacaaatacttggttgCTGGATCAATTAAGACtaaatcccacatcgtgatggagccactcagattttttcaatacaaataccaatatttaaataaatgaaccctgCTTTTActcaaacttgcattcattaactatgattggggaaaaaaaagacagcaagtcggCTCCACCGTACACCAAGTGTGTTGCAGGCACACTTTAAattttggtaaacctctccgtgacagacttttttttttttttttttttaaatatgcgctGTCCTCAAATGACTCCAGTGCGTATGaccaacggtttattttcttttttaaaacatgcattggactcatttaagaacaatgcaaagttaaaaaaaaaaaaaaaaaaaaaaaacatccgtagggagaggtttaccaaagattaacatgtggccgcaacacctcttttttttttttttttaacataggcattgttgtcaaatgagccaacttggcatgataaatacttcttgggaatttgagattgagaagaataattcgtacctgaagtgaagtgatcgctacacagtcatgtgcatttggttgggcaccatccatcacgtttaattgccgaaatccatcaatcttttctggtcttttcagctggtattccatagaatgacctctcagaatatctgtctcgtctgttgtgacaaccaacagcacaacaagtctcgggcattgtgtacattctgctccggttcaatgtccccccccACACCGTGGagcggctctttttgaccggcaatatggcgccgtgaaaacggtgacgtcacgtgcacgagctctatacagtaCATGGAGTGGTTGAAAGTCCACAGTCCATCAAGGTTTTAGATTTCGAATCTTTCATGTCGTTTATGCCTGTGGGTCTTATATTATCTTTCTGCTTGTGTTGCTCCacaatttgtgttcaaatttgtGTTGCTTTGAAGGGTTAAAACACACCAATGTTATTTATTAGCCCATCAGTGGCATTTTGGATTGTTAGTGTTAAGATCAACTGACTCATCAAAAGCAAAACTAaaactttgtttgtttgataaccaaccaaaatccttttttttaaaaatgaaaacctgTTCACTATTTGCTAACCGATGCTTGTTGTCAGGTGATTTGAGTTCGCTGCCACCATACAGTgctcaaatgtcaaaattttctGTCAGAAAGTCGTAAGTCAAGtcgcttgtatctcaaggcaccgctgttGATCCAACACTACGCCGATACATAATGTATTCTCGCATACTTGGGTCCTCAACAGGAAGGTCGTTTGTATCGTGAGCGGAAAATGTTTGGGGGGAGGGGAAACCCTGCACCACGTCACCATCGCTTGAATTCATCTTTGGCCTTGAAGAGTCATGACGTGGATctcaaaatgttactttttactACTACGTGTTCATAACGTAGCAAACTCGCTAAACTCGACTAAGTGAATTAATAATTGAAGCGAGCTCACCGAGCGGCTCTCTCGATGACAGCTGATGCCGTCAAAGTGAGTGACTTAACAATCACATTTTGAGTCTTGGGTGTTTATGCCTCAGGCATCCGACACCCGGGGCTCCCCCCCCACGTCACAATGGCTTCTGCCTGTGTTATCTGAAGGGCAGGATAAGAACTCTCATCGCGAAATTCCTCAAAACGAATTTATCAAGCGGGTTGTTTAGAAAGGGCTTGCTCTGTGTTTACCGATTAAAcatgaaattgtatttaatAGACATCCATTCGTCACTGTGCCTTTCATAAGGATGCTGGAGGAAACATAGCCACTTCTGTTTATGCCGATACTTCAAAAAGAAAGTGTAAAGGTAACTGTTTGacatttggagatttttttcatatattattCCACCCTCATGCCTGTATTGTTGATTTTTGAAAGCGGATCTGTTGAGTGGCTTGGAGACTCACGGCAAAATCTCATCTGATCCTCGCCAGGTTATCTATGTTGTGTTTATGTATAAACGAGAAAATATAAACACTAAAAGTACTGGGCAGCAGTTGGCCAACGGCTAGCGCCGACTCCCGGAAGTCTCGTCTCTAAAAAACTCAACGTACCGCAAGATTAGATTTTctactttatttttcatgacactTCCAAAATATTAGTCGATTTTAGAACTATGTTTAGTCCcaatatttggcaaaaaatatttgatttaacGCTTAGCTCGCTAACAGCATTTCGCACACTGTGAGCTcaactgactttttaaaaatgtgcaatttttttttatgaatgtcaATTGTCCTTTTCGTAAGTATTCCCCAACATTTATTCAGCCAAGGCATGTACATATTTGACATTATtaaagtggatacaaaacttATCTAACTTCTGCTACCTAGCGGAAGACCGTTTTGCCGTTTTAAGCGTTCTCCCTATAATAATTAGCTGGAATAAATAGTTATAGAAGACAGCTATctgttttaaatacataattGTCTGaccaacaatgcaaaatattcTTCTGCACCCCGCCTGATATTCTCCTCCGGTGCACAAAACTGCCTTGTGTTGCAGACAATTAGCATAGTGTAGCATTTGAGTTGCGTCCGAAGGTCATTGTGCCAACTGGATTCCTCATCAGCTAAACTTGTGAAGAATGTgacgttttgttttgctttgaagcaCTTTTCCAACATTAAACCGGTAGAAATGTGAAGTCGGCGTGCAAGAGAAGCAGACGAGAAGCGATAGCGACACAGTTGCGCCATACAGCAAAACTGCATCCGCATCACAGCAATTTCAtcattttgaccttttttttttttgtttgttttttttttttgatcatacCTTCTAACCACAAGAACCTCATGTCCATGCTACAAAACTAATATCAGCTCATACAGGTACTCTGTATGTGTCCTTTTGTCCGTTTTTATACACGAGTATCAACGCCACCAGGGGGTGATGTTCTGTACGTGTCCGAGTGAcacgtttttttgtgtgcgtgtggttaCATGAAGGCTGCTTTGGCCTGCTTTTATGACTGCTGGATCACTTTCTCCATTGAAAGACTGCCAAATATCCTTGAGCATGTAAAACGTGGGAAACGCGAGAAGCGACTGCAACACTGACAGAGGAAATCATTGCGACCTGCAAGGGAAAAGGGTTCTTTATGTTTTGTCTGTTTGcagttttaaagaaaaagaagaaaaaaaaaaagcaaactattTCTTCAAGTGTTTGTTGAATGTTTCTGTGTGCATCCATCGGTGACAGTCTGATCTTGTCATTAGaagcctccccccacccccccgcctcATTTGCTGGACTGTCAAAATGGACGTCAGGGCAATTTCTGCCCTCTTCGATCATTCCGCACGCAGATGACTTTTACTTATCTGCTCTCCTCTCAATTGATCACCTCCTCATCACATAGTGAGCCTGATACCTGGGAACTTTTATGATTTATAGAGTGTGGATTTGTCCGAGATGTACAAGTCAATGTAATGCCGATATTAAAATGATCCCATGAAAATATCTCATCGGAGCTTTTGTGTGAATCGCCGCCGTTCCGATTCTCGGGTCAACCGCGGGCTTTACTTTGGTTTTGAAAAACCAGCAAACCCGTTTCAGACATTTTGTCGTCAGTTAATGTTTGTATAATCACACCGGATCACGGTTGAACACGAAGCGCTTCACTTACTTGAGTCTATTTATTGTTTTCAGAGGAAACACGGAGGACTGCTGACCAAAAAGGCTCGTTTGAACGTGCCCACGTGGATAATCTTCCACCCCTTGAGTCCGGCAGCTGAGAAAAGTTGCTCTTTGTGAGGgattttttgtgttgccaaagtGGGGAAATAATGGCTGCTTTGTGAAGGGAACACTCCTTT
This portion of the Syngnathoides biaculeatus isolate LvHL_M chromosome 10, ASM1980259v1, whole genome shotgun sequence genome encodes:
- the frs3 gene encoding fibroblast growth factor receptor substrate 2 isoform X2, translating into MGSCWSCLYRDPIRDNHLTKFKVINVDDEGNELGSGIMELTQTELILHTRKRDAIRWPYLCLRRYGYDSNLFSFESGRRCQTGQGIFAFKCSRAEEIFNLLQELMQCNSINVVEESMMMSRSGHTPEMEMSRTPQTPNTPAFPVPPFPNGYPGYPIRGDSSQPSLAEDHGHNLMALEDQTHTYVNTVSMEGDLGMRHCVHSLPEVRPSTFTETARVGSQGTTQSNLRCSPLEEHQDPQVFLQPSSQEVKFMLGPTPAQRHLLQRERERERLSHGPHSLQPAEGATGSETDGDEASVHMCNSHSYHHFHHHPHRHPCHGHPDGCQGAELTYENINGLRSGRKQRLSPSSVSQSVGSSSSSSTGDSHSHSLLHPHGPSSLPAQGYGCERPVGGGHRRTTLLNYENLPSLPPVWEYSALQRNDEQEEDDDEGDEEEYEDEEEDFDEYEFSEGPETTNGYHTDGRGIHRDALQNYVNTEQMQPPRLRHSCPPHPRPCQPDRGGRIFSFDFRRRSRSGVGVCEHGHMPPSRQLNYIQVDLEGEPPCQALGGGGQPHQRLAPQKCGPQAPRRSECYAVIDLKKTAAMSNLQKALPRDDGTSRKTRHNSTDLPL